A genomic region of Candidatus Methylacidithermus pantelleriae contains the following coding sequences:
- a CDS encoding DUF4412 domain-containing protein, with product MSFFFPTRVWGALLASLIVGSHWVLASFGETGLYWETRTTQEQAGRAGEPGAVTKHFFVPKKIRIERQGSIIILRGDRRTLYELHPSEKTYTELSFAQMDAMAGNTRLSFERLRAKMKKELERLPESSRKVVQERWERYEALAGEGGQLSVSSLGEPRQIAGYPCQGYVVRKGTVELVSVYATKDVEPWKKLKGDFFEFQNVLRAWHPGGSRGGLSEALAQIDGFPMETSVAGVFTAQVVRLETQEMGSELFEVPTDYKLSKEGSGSPVPGGPRG from the coding sequence TTGAGTTTCTTCTTTCCAACCCGGGTCTGGGGAGCGCTTCTGGCGAGCCTGATCGTAGGGAGTCACTGGGTGCTAGCGAGCTTTGGCGAAACGGGTCTTTATTGGGAGACCCGGACCACGCAAGAGCAAGCCGGAAGGGCGGGTGAGCCGGGTGCGGTAACGAAACACTTTTTTGTCCCAAAAAAGATTCGGATAGAACGGCAAGGGTCTATTATCATTCTGCGTGGGGACCGCCGGACACTCTATGAGCTCCATCCTTCGGAAAAGACCTATACGGAACTTTCCTTTGCCCAGATGGACGCTATGGCGGGCAATACCCGGCTTTCATTTGAGCGGCTTCGTGCCAAGATGAAAAAGGAGCTAGAGCGTTTACCGGAATCCTCCCGTAAGGTGGTGCAAGAGAGGTGGGAGCGGTACGAGGCACTGGCGGGCGAGGGAGGCCAGCTATCGGTAAGTTCCCTGGGAGAGCCGAGGCAGATTGCCGGCTATCCTTGCCAAGGCTACGTTGTGCGTAAAGGGACAGTTGAGCTTGTTAGCGTGTACGCAACCAAGGATGTCGAGCCCTGGAAGAAACTCAAGGGAGATTTTTTTGAGTTCCAAAACGTACTGCGAGCCTGGCATCCGGGGGGATCACGAGGGGGCTTATCGGAAGCTCTTGCCCAGATCGATGGCTTCCCTATGGAAACTTCTGTGGCAGGAGTTTTTACGGCCCAGGTGGTTCGGCTCGAAACTCAAGAGATGGGTTCGGAACTTTTTGAAGTTCCAACCGATTACAAGCTTTCGAAAGAGGGAAGTGGTTCTCCCGTCCCCGGCGGTCCACGGGGTTAA
- a CDS encoding ankyrin repeat domain-containing protein — translation MYSARPGLCHSDSLARRTVLRSVLETRTSDNVKRRIRIVPCVLAGLLLFEGCQKTPSRLGSSGEPNRATPVRSSEAAGKKSTAPIGPSQLVEAASQGDLPLLEQAVRAGISLDQPDPHGVVALVAAVSQRRADIVRFLLGAGANPRIPLSGGGSLVHLAVARGDPEIARILLQAGAPLESLDGEGRTPLALAVELDDPAMVRELVQAGANPNQEEPKYGQPLVMSAILEEKDAVLEALLENGADPNVSLANHTLGLEQWLKSFPDPKEHVSWYLHHERSITALMLATLVGRESSAEILLRFGADPDRVTRPHGMTALDFAAEAHRNTLLQILLGKSPRPEDQRYWIWVSLGSQRARLYDSENLLLEAPISTGRRGYETPKGEYVVTQKYKSWVSTLYRAPMPHFLRLNCGPMGLHGGPLPGYPASHGCIRLPYDKAQAFYRIAQRGTLVYVTD, via the coding sequence TGTTCTTGCTGGCTTGCTTCTCTTTGAAGGATGTCAAAAGACCCCGTCGCGCTTGGGCTCATCGGGGGAACCGAATCGCGCCACCCCGGTCCGTTCTTCGGAGGCAGCGGGAAAGAAATCCACCGCTCCCATTGGACCGAGCCAGCTGGTCGAGGCGGCCTCCCAAGGGGACCTTCCCCTATTGGAGCAGGCAGTGCGAGCTGGCATTTCTCTGGATCAGCCGGATCCGCACGGGGTCGTAGCGCTGGTGGCGGCCGTCTCCCAGCGTAGGGCGGACATCGTACGATTTCTCTTGGGAGCTGGAGCCAATCCTCGTATCCCGCTTTCCGGCGGAGGCTCTCTGGTTCACCTCGCCGTCGCCCGGGGAGATCCCGAGATTGCTCGCATCCTCCTGCAGGCCGGGGCTCCCTTGGAGAGCCTAGATGGAGAGGGACGAACGCCTCTGGCTCTAGCCGTAGAGCTGGACGATCCCGCAATGGTGCGCGAGCTTGTTCAGGCAGGTGCCAATCCGAACCAAGAGGAGCCAAAATACGGGCAACCCCTCGTCATGAGCGCCATCCTAGAAGAGAAAGATGCCGTTTTGGAGGCACTTCTGGAAAACGGGGCCGATCCCAATGTTTCCCTCGCAAACCATACCTTGGGGCTCGAACAATGGCTTAAAAGCTTTCCGGATCCCAAAGAACACGTGAGCTGGTACCTGCACCACGAACGGTCGATCACCGCTCTGATGCTTGCCACCCTGGTTGGACGTGAATCGTCCGCCGAAATTCTTTTACGTTTTGGCGCCGACCCCGATCGCGTAACTCGACCCCACGGCATGACTGCACTGGATTTTGCCGCCGAGGCGCATCGAAATACACTCCTCCAAATTCTTTTAGGGAAAAGTCCCCGACCGGAAGACCAAAGATATTGGATCTGGGTGTCTTTGGGCTCCCAGCGGGCTCGGCTCTACGATAGCGAAAACCTCCTTCTTGAAGCTCCCATTTCTACCGGGCGAAGAGGGTACGAAACCCCTAAAGGAGAGTATGTGGTAACACAAAAATACAAGAGCTGGGTCTCCACGCTCTACCGCGCGCCGATGCCGCATTTTCTACGGCTTAACTGCGGACCCATGGGGCTCCACGGAGGGCCCCTCCCGGGATACCCCGCCTCCCATGGCTGCATCCGATTACCCTACGATAAGGCCCAGGCATTCTACCGAATCGCACAACGGGGTACGCTTGTCTACGTAACCGATTAA